In the genome of Vespa crabro chromosome 16, iyVesCrab1.2, whole genome shotgun sequence, the window acaacaacaacaacaacaatatcaataataataataacaataacaataacaagtcGGACAAAACGGAACGTAACTCTCAGCCTTTCgcaatttatttttcgacCTTCGCAATGCGTCGTGTttttccctctcactctctaccCCGCTcttactatttctctctctctctctctctttttctgatgTTATTCTActttgtttttactattataactACGACATCGTATAAAGAGAtgactaaaaaataaaaaaaaaagagaaaataaatagaaaagaagaaaaaatagaaaaaaaaaaacaaaattaaaaaagaaaaaataaacaagaaatgtACGTaagcattaattaattaattaattaattaattaattaagtttCACTTAAATTTACACAAGagtcgtcgttatcgttattgttgtcttttgttttttttttttgttattattattattgttattgttatcgtttatttataacGAACATGTACGACGAACTTTATCGTGTAGTCGATAAGAGAAAGATCTACGTTACCGatcgatacatatatatatatatatatatacatatatatgtatatatatacagatctatttttttctctttttaaaacaaaatattaatatctaaacAAATTCTAACTCTTTCGAAATAATCGAACGATAACTTTcgtgtttattaattattattagtaatttgAGATaggaatgaattttttaagaaCGTTCCAATCAattaatctcttttcttcgaaataagTTTTGTGTGCCGTGATTGGCGGGCGTGGTATAGGTGGGGGGAattggagaaagaaaatttctatcttACCAACCGATCAGGATTTATTcagaaagaattaataaattcttatcGTCGCAACGATCAAATTTACAATTGTTATatggtataataattattaaaaaaaaagaaaggaaaagaacattttgtaatttatattgatgAAAAAAGTGTTTAAGAGTGGTAATCGAtcgaatcaatttttttaattaaagaaaagaaaaaaaatagaggaatGATCTACTTTACCGAccgatacaattttttttctttttttttcttcttcttcaaaagaaaattaaaatcttcCTAATTCTTTTCTGACGATTAAATCaaatgaacaattttttttttttttttttttattacgattgttaacaatgaaaattgtataatttgattgaaggaagtaaaaaaaaaaaaaaaaaaaaaaaaaagaaaaaaaagaaaggaacaaaaaattaaggaaaaagaaaaacaaaaaacaaaacaaaagaaaatagaaaaaagaaaatgtaaaagagtTAATTAAGTGAATTTTAAGGAAGAGAGTTTAGTGAGAGTAGAAAGAGATTGGGAATCATTTTGCAGGGAAAGAATTTAATCGTATGTAAgacgaataaataagaaagggaaagaCGATAAGTAGTgacgtaaataaatgaaattcgaGCGGCACGCGTGTGctcttcttcttgttatttACTCGTGTACAATTTCAAGAGTAGAAAAGTGCGAAGTCGATGGTAATCGGACGAACCTTTCGTGATTTGAAACGAGATAACATGCTTTACGACGAATCGATAAAGTCGACCAATGAAAACATTTGTTCAAAATCGATAAcgttgtaaaaaagaaaagaaaagaaaagaaaagaaaagaaaagaaaagaaaaagaaaaaataaggaaacaaaaaaaaaatattatattatacgtacgaacacgcgcgcacacgtgcacatacacacacgcacacaaaatattgtctttttattttatacatctttattttattacatcacTCATGTTTCtatatcatgtatatatatatatatatatatatatatatatatatatatatatatatatatatacatatacatatatctttaggtgtgtatatattttatttacatgacacaaattttatattttcatatacatatgcaataattatatgattctCGATCATAacctcacttttctttttctctttcttcttttttttttttttttttttttatatcgtatataattaatatctattattgtaattaattaattcgtaataaatttaataaaataataaaattgtgtaATTATCATCTTTGTATGTTTCATATAGGGAAATAAACCAAAGAATGGCTGTCCGATAtgtgaaaaaaattgtacCACCAGATTGACTAAGCCCGATGAAACGCTTTGCTGGAATCGACAACACTGCCAACGAAGttagtattaatttataatttatttatgaattttcattcttaaagaaaagaaaagaaaaaaaaaaagaatgtcaaAAGTATAATCATATTCAAATACGTTCACACGTGACGTGTCATAAAAATGAACTTAACctaaaattttatgatttgCAGTATGTGACAAAAGATGCGGAGATCGTTCCTGTGATGCTTCAAATCACTGCTGTCATCCGTCATGCTTGGGTGGTTGTACGGGATTAACAGCGAATCATTGTAAAGTCTGTAAGAACGTTTTAGTAGGTGGTAATCAATGTCAAAATCATTGTCCAAATGGTACATATGAGTTTATGAATCGTCGTTGCATCGGTGAGGATGAATGTCGTCAAATGGTAAAGCCAAGAGAGGCATTAAGTATCGTCAAAGATAATCCTTACAAACCATTCAATGGTAGTTGCATTATCGAATGTCCTGCTGGTTATATGGACGaggagataaataataaaacatcatGTAGAAAATGTAAAGGGCCATGTTTAAAGGAATGCGCTGGTACTAGCGTTGACAGTATTGCTTCGGCTCAGAAATTACGTGGCTGTACTCATATTACCGGTAGCCTTGAGATTCAGATAAGAGGCGGTAAAAATATTGTCAATGAGCTAGAGGATAGTTTGAATATGATAGAAGAGATAGATGGTTATTTGAAGATCGTAAGAAGTTTTCCATTGATATcattaaactttttaaaaagtCTTCGAGTTATAAGAGGTAATTATTTGGATAACAGTAAATATACGCTCGCCGTTTTGGACAATCAAAATCTTCAAGAACTTTGGGATTGGAGTACTCACGGTGAGATTGGTATATTGTCCAAGGACGGTCCAGCTAAagtcttttttcatttcaatccAAAGCTATGCTTTCATAAGATTGAAACGCTTAGAAAAAAGGCAGGTCTACAAGAGTTTACGGATCTTGAAGTAGCACCTAATAGTAATGGCGATAAGGTAGCTTGTAATGTTACCGAATTGAAAACTATTGTAACAAAGACAACGTCGGATGCAGCATTGATAGAATGGGAACAATTTACTCATCATGATCCAAGATCATTATTAGGATATGTCGTGTATTTCATCGAAGCACCAAATGAAAATGTAACGATGTACGACGGTAGAGATGCTTGCGGTGGTGATGGTTGGAGAGTTGACGATGTTTCCGCTATCGAAGGATCAACCAAACCAATAACCACCAATTATACAGAACCTGAAAAACCAAGTTACCTCTCGCATATTTTAACACAATTGAAACCATTCACGCAATATGCATTTTACGTTAAAACATATACAATAGCAACGGAGAGATCTGGTGCACAAAGTAAGGTCACGTATTTCACAACGAAACCGCATGCACCTAGTGCTCCTAGAGGACTTTCAACCTATAGTAATTCCAGCAGCGAATTAATAGTCTCTTGGTTACCGCCTTTAAGAAAAAATGGTAATCTTACGCATTACAGAATCGTTGGACGTTGGGTACCGGATGATTCGAACTTTATCgatcaaagaaattattgCGATGAACGTGagttttctatccttttttttctctctctcttttttcttcttcttttttttttttttttaatgcttaTTATTTTGTCATCAATTTATTGATGGAATTGGTCTAACTTCATTCTACATTGAATTTTTCTAGCCATGTCATTGccagaaaagaaatcaatgtCGGTAATGGCcgaggaggagagaaaacgtgcagaggaagaaaaggaattggCAAAGATACCGGAAACGACATCCTGCGATTGTGCCGATCGAGAAATAGATCAGTCCATGCGCGAAAAGGAAGTATCGAGTTCAATTGCATTCGAGGACGCTTTGCACAATCAGGTTTACGTTAAACGAATAGATGCACGTAGGAGACGTGACACTAGCGAGATATTTGAATTAGTTAAAAGAAGAGATCGTAGTTATTACTCCgaggtaatatatatatatatatatatatatattaatttattgtaaagAATAGTTCAAtgaattaagataaaaatcgatcttattttcttactttcttttttatttatttatttatttatttatatatttttttttgcagaaGGAATCGACGGCCGATAAAATAGTGAACAATACTTATATCGTATTCGACAGAGAGGTACCTAATCCAAATTTAAGTTTCGTCATGAAAAATCTTCGACACTTTGCCTATTACAATATCGAAGTACAAGCATGTCGAGAGGTTGTCAAGAATGATACAAATGATACTTGTTCGACCAAAAGTATGAAGACCTATAGAACATTACCGTTGGATAGTGCCGATAATATTCCTGCGAATACCTTCAGATTGAGCATTTCCGGTGAGAATAACAGTCTGACAACTGTTACGCTTTATTGGGCAGAACCACCGCAACCGAATGGCCTGATTGTTACCTAtcaaatcgaatataaaagaGTGGATATACAGAACGTATGTATTTCATAAGAATTCTTATATTTGTTGAAACGTGATCATGTTTTAATCATTGATAatgatacattatttatatttatttttatttgtttattttgttttccccgccctttttatttttctttctttctttttttcttttttttttcccctttttttttacagataaaAGCAACCGTAGTTTGCATTACAAGACGTGACTTCACCAAAGCCGGCAATTCTTACATTCTTAAAGATCTACCAGCTGGTAATTATTCGATCAAGGTCAGAGCCACGAGTTTAGCCGGCAATGGAAATTACACAGAGGCACAATACTTCTTCATaaaggaatataataatttgggATTATTTTGGATATTATTTTGGTCAATATTAACAAGTCTATTTGCAGTTATGACGTTTGTAGGATTTTATatatgcaaaagaaaattcatgcGTAATGTTCCTAGCAGAAGATTAATAGCAACGGTTAATCCAGAATATGTTAGTAGCGTTTATGTTCCCGATGAGTGGGAAGTacctagaaaaaaaattcatgtaCTGAAAGAATTAGGAAATGGTTCCTTTGGTATGGTTTATGAGGGTTTAGCAAGGGACGTTGTCAAAGGGAAACCAGAAGTACGTTGTGCCGTTAAAACAGTCAATGAAAATGCAacggatagagaaagaatagaatttCTTAACGAAGCATCCGTAATGAAGCAAGtatcattttacattttaattctaacgtttataattaaatattttgaaaaataattgtctcattatttctatttctattactatttctattttatttatttatatatatatatatatatatatatatatatattataatttttttttatttatatatatatatatatatacagagctTTCAACACTCATCATGTGGTAAGATTGCTCGGTGTAGTGTCTCAAGGACAACCTACCTTGGTGGTAATGGAGCT includes:
- the LOC124429912 gene encoding insulin-like receptor isoform X2; protein product: MYSSGRMRRKEHKLESSIISDTIDDSSSSSSSTSTSNSISRSNSSSSSGSSNSNWKKKTSTTTTTTTTTTTTITTSTTITTSTTTTSTTTTTTTTSTRNTTSIRVTFADQQRACCQRCCCLSSSLINKCKEYNIDNDVDSMRTCVLCERLHGSSSYDRDDLGRIDDRFPSLPIPSSSSSSSSSSSSSSSSSSLLSSSTSTSSSSPSSSSSSSSSSSSSSSSSTTSTSSSSSFSSSSSSSSSKYFNSYSKPKYYEVSSKRIRKEDKWITGENNNCWIDNPGQNSRLASSVVRWTKNLCYWRLAFSIVIFLALNFPPTALAGFQGKTSIGNIKKDGVCQSIDIRNSVNQFSRLQGCRVVEGFVQILLIDHADDSAYANLTFPDLVEITEFLVLYRVNGLRSVGRLFPNLTVIRGHSLFINYALVAFEMMHLQEIGLHSLTDILRGSVRFEKNPALCYVDTIDWDVIAKAGKGEHVISGNKPKNGCPICEKNCTTRLTKPDETLCWNRQHCQRICDKRCGDRSCDASNHCCHPSCLGGCTGLTANHCKVCKNVLVGGNQCQNHCPNGTYEFMNRRCIGEDECRQMVKPREALSIVKDNPYKPFNGSCIIECPAGYMDEEINNKTSCRKCKGPCLKECAGTSVDSIASAQKLRGCTHITGSLEIQIRGGKNIVNELEDSLNMIEEIDGYLKIVRSFPLISLNFLKSLRVIRGNYLDNSKYTLAVLDNQNLQELWDWSTHGEIGILSKDGPAKVFFHFNPKLCFHKIETLRKKAGLQEFTDLEVAPNSNGDKVACNVTELKTIVTKTTSDAALIEWEQFTHHDPRSLLGYVVYFIEAPNENVTMYDGRDACGGDGWRVDDVSAIEGSTKPITTNYTEPEKPSYLSHILTQLKPFTQYAFYVKTYTIATERSGAQSKVTYFTTKPHAPSAPRGLSTYSNSSSELIVSWLPPLRKNGNLTHYRIVGRWVPDDSNFIDQRNYCDEPMSLPEKKSMSVMAEEERKRAEEEKELAKIPETTSCDCADREIDQSMREKEVSSSIAFEDALHNQVYVKRIDARRRRDTSEIFELVKRRDRSYYSEKESTADKIVNNTYIVFDREVPNPNLSFVMKNLRHFAYYNIEVQACREVVKNDTNDTCSTKSMKTYRTLPLDSADNIPANTFRLSISGENNSLTTVTLYWAEPPQPNGLIVTYQIEYKRVDIQNIKATVVCITRRDFTKAGNSYILKDLPAGNYSIKVRATSLAGNGNYTEAQYFFIKEYNNLGLFWILFWSILTSLFAVMTFVGFYICKRKFMRNVPSRRLIATVNPEYVSSVYVPDEWEVPRKKIHVLKELGNGSFGMVYEGLARDVVKGKPEVRCAVKTVNENATDRERIEFLNEASVMKAFNTHHVVRLLGVVSQGQPTLVVMELMVNGDLKTYLRSHRPDVCENFSRQPPTLKRILQMAIEIADGMAYLAAKKFVHRDLAARNCMVAEDLTVKIGDFGMTRDIYETDYYRKGTKGLLPVRWMAPESLKDGVFTSFSDVWSYGVVLWEMVTLASQPYQGLSNDQVLRYVIEGGVMERPENCPDSLYNLMRRTWCHKATRRPTFIDIATILLPDVNLEAFERVSFYHSPEGIEARNQNISHSPQTDKDLEMTTLQDLREEEAEGDEDSPLRQDFGDFASFEPTSIKNSLSPRYTLEPYGDSLASSKDTLNLPFVEDSLKSVKNSPYIHGKNTSRGNVSQTSAAKSTSPQSLIKQQQQQQQQQQQQQQQQQQRTYAESPNSIKCRTKNPDYENSSPEILANIERKLVIPSQLELSSVDTIDIGIDIDKKDGLSSTVEYVNKPETLNNGYIGGNNKTT